In Paenibacillus sp. FSL M7-0420, a single genomic region encodes these proteins:
- a CDS encoding HPr family phosphocarrier protein yields MSNNAAIVDIAQTASQFNSSIVLQADNKYIDVKSILGLFTTLVSSQSYELHVHGTDAEEAKKAMSEVFAKHNLNFTVVAE; encoded by the coding sequence ATGTCCAACAATGCGGCAATCGTGGATATTGCACAGACAGCAAGCCAATTTAATTCATCTATCGTTCTTCAAGCGGACAACAAGTACATTGATGTTAAGAGCATCCTGGGCTTGTTCACCACCCTGGTATCCAGCCAAAGCTATGAGCTGCATGTACATGGCACAGATGCCGAGGAAGCCAAGAAAGCCATGAGTGAAGTTTTCGCCAAACACAATTTGAATTTTACAGTAGTAGCAGAGTAA
- a CDS encoding YlaN family protein — protein MTSSDLQEQLNIKAINLLQEDADKIQKLIEVQMENLATRYCPLYEEVLDTQMYGFSREVDFAVRAGLVPELTGKQVLSKLERNLAVLYEALNKKAEEREM, from the coding sequence ATGACTTCATCGGATTTGCAGGAACAGCTCAATATCAAAGCAATCAATCTTCTTCAAGAAGATGCCGATAAAATTCAGAAGCTCATTGAAGTACAGATGGAGAATTTGGCAACCCGTTACTGCCCTCTCTATGAGGAAGTGCTGGATACCCAGATGTACGGCTTCTCCAGAGAGGTCGATTTTGCGGTCAGAGCGGGGCTGGTGCCGGAGCTTACAGGCAAGCAGGTGCTAAGCAAGCTGGAACGCAACTTGGCGGTACTATATGAGGCACTGAACAAGAAAGCTGAAGAACGGGAGATGTAA
- the cax gene encoding calcium/proton exchanger — protein sequence MKKWISPALLVISFILSAIGHYANWDHTLQFILSAVSVIFVAGFLGRATESVAHYAGQRLGGFLNATFGNAAELIIAFFLVKEGLFDMVKASLTGSIIGNLLLVLGLSIFAGGMKFKVQNFNVTLAGLNGSLMIVAVIALFVPAMFFNTHSITEKDTNVLSLVVAGLLIAAYLAWLVFSMITHKKYLADVTDDTAEELPNEHAPVWSRNRSILYLVLATVMVAFVSEWLVGTLETLTERFGFSELFVGAFLVAIIGNAAEHSAAIMLAMKNKIGAAVEIAVGSSLQIALFVAPVLIFASYFMGNTMSIVFTTIEIVAIAVSVFIAKSIIQDGATNWYEGLLLLAVYLILGVSFYLV from the coding sequence TTGAAAAAATGGATCTCACCGGCGCTGCTGGTCATCAGCTTCATCCTCAGCGCCATAGGGCATTACGCGAACTGGGATCATACCCTTCAGTTCATATTGTCTGCCGTATCGGTCATCTTCGTGGCCGGTTTCCTCGGCCGGGCCACCGAGAGTGTAGCCCACTACGCCGGACAGCGGCTTGGAGGGTTCCTGAACGCAACCTTCGGCAATGCGGCCGAGCTGATCATCGCCTTCTTCCTGGTCAAGGAAGGACTGTTTGACATGGTCAAAGCGAGTCTGACTGGCTCCATCATCGGCAACCTGCTGCTCGTCCTCGGACTCAGTATTTTTGCCGGGGGCATGAAGTTCAAGGTTCAGAACTTCAATGTCACCCTCGCCGGTCTGAACGGCTCACTGATGATCGTTGCTGTTATCGCCCTGTTCGTCCCCGCCATGTTCTTCAACACGCATTCCATCACCGAGAAAGACACCAATGTGCTTAGCCTTGTCGTCGCTGGCCTCCTGATTGCCGCCTACCTCGCCTGGCTGGTCTTCTCCATGATCACACACAAGAAGTACCTGGCGGATGTTACGGACGATACTGCGGAAGAGCTGCCGAATGAGCATGCTCCGGTCTGGTCCCGGAACCGTTCAATCCTCTATCTGGTCCTTGCCACAGTCATGGTCGCCTTCGTCAGTGAGTGGCTGGTCGGAACGCTGGAGACTCTCACCGAACGCTTCGGCTTCAGTGAGCTGTTCGTGGGCGCATTCCTTGTAGCGATTATCGGTAACGCCGCAGAACACAGCGCTGCCATTATGCTCGCCATGAAGAACAAGATCGGAGCCGCAGTCGAGATCGCCGTAGGCAGCAGTCTGCAGATTGCCTTGTTCGTCGCCCCTGTGCTGATCTTCGCCAGTTACTTCATGGGCAACACCATGTCGATTGTCTTCACCACGATTGAGATTGTAGCGATTGCCGTATCTGTGTTCATCGCCAAATCAATTATTCAGGATGGCGCAACCAACTGGTACGAAGGCCTGCTGCTGCTGGCGGTCTATTTGATTCTCGGTGTATCGTTCTATCTGGTCTGA
- a CDS encoding Asp23/Gls24 family envelope stress response protein, with translation MAEQLQLELGNIRISNDVVSKIAGLAALETPGIAAMSGGLSEGWAKRLSGKNVQKGVTVEVGQLEAAVDLRIIVLYETPIHEVCRMLQQNVREAVESMTGLHIVEVNVKVEGVAFKNDEIS, from the coding sequence ATGGCAGAACAGCTTCAACTGGAATTGGGAAATATACGGATATCGAATGACGTTGTCTCAAAAATTGCCGGCCTGGCCGCGCTTGAGACTCCCGGAATTGCAGCCATGTCTGGCGGTTTGTCAGAGGGCTGGGCAAAGCGCCTGAGCGGCAAGAACGTGCAGAAGGGTGTTACTGTCGAAGTTGGCCAATTGGAAGCTGCAGTAGACTTACGCATCATCGTACTGTACGAGACGCCGATTCATGAAGTGTGCCGCATGCTTCAGCAGAATGTCCGCGAGGCTGTGGAGAGTATGACCGGGCTTCACATCGTAGAGGTTAACGTTAAGGTCGAAGGCGTAGCCTTCAAGAACGACGAGATTTCTTAA
- the ftsW gene encoding putative lipid II flippase FtsW, which yields MSAAKGKTAAKANPSKRGTPDFQLLILTLLFVGFGLLMVFSSSSSLTLASEKYSNNAFFFVKKQLIWAVLGSFIMFVVMNIHYSKFKKWYAPIFVITLVLLLFVATTEGINGAKSWMSIGTLGIQPTELAKISIILYLAALITKKGERLRDLRTGYIPVMIIVGIVAGLIMLQPDLGSCMILVATSGLIIYAGGASMKHIMGSIGLLILGVALVWGAKTAIDSLSPHTEKAEIKQDYRQGRIEAFLDPEKDASGNGYHIMQSLIALGEGGTQGSGFGKSIQKLHYLPYPYTDFIFSVIGEELGFVGTALFLLLYLYFIWRGILIALRCTDPFGTLVGIGIMGLIAIQAFINIGGVTNTIPLTGVTLPFISYGGSSLLVTMLCMGIMLSISRETNRPAKEEVVKSVTTVRQVRNNRSAGTRAR from the coding sequence TTGAGTGCCGCGAAGGGAAAGACGGCCGCCAAAGCCAACCCGTCCAAAAGAGGAACGCCCGATTTCCAGCTGCTTATTCTCACCCTGCTGTTCGTGGGCTTCGGCCTGCTGATGGTGTTCAGCTCCAGTTCCAGCTTAACCCTTGCCAGTGAGAAATACAGCAATAATGCATTTTTCTTCGTCAAAAAACAACTGATCTGGGCTGTGCTGGGCAGCTTCATCATGTTCGTTGTCATGAATATCCACTACAGCAAATTCAAGAAATGGTATGCCCCGATCTTCGTGATTACACTTGTACTGCTGCTGTTCGTAGCCACCACCGAGGGGATTAACGGCGCCAAGAGCTGGATGAGTATCGGAACTCTTGGCATTCAGCCTACCGAGCTGGCCAAGATCTCCATCATTCTATATCTGGCAGCCCTGATCACCAAAAAAGGCGAGCGCCTGCGTGATTTGCGGACAGGGTATATCCCTGTCATGATTATCGTCGGCATCGTAGCCGGACTGATTATGCTTCAGCCGGATTTAGGCTCCTGTATGATTCTTGTCGCAACCAGCGGACTGATCATCTATGCCGGCGGCGCCAGTATGAAGCACATTATGGGCTCAATTGGCCTGTTGATTCTGGGCGTGGCTCTCGTCTGGGGAGCCAAGACTGCCATTGACTCCCTGTCGCCGCACACCGAGAAGGCTGAGATTAAGCAGGATTACCGTCAGGGCCGTATTGAAGCCTTCCTTGATCCGGAGAAAGACGCCTCGGGCAACGGCTATCATATCATGCAATCCCTGATCGCCCTAGGCGAAGGCGGAACACAAGGCTCCGGGTTTGGTAAGAGTATCCAGAAGCTTCACTACCTGCCTTATCCTTACACCGATTTTATATTTTCCGTCATCGGTGAGGAGCTCGGCTTCGTGGGAACAGCCTTGTTCCTGCTGCTCTACCTGTATTTCATCTGGAGAGGAATTCTGATTGCACTGCGGTGTACCGATCCCTTCGGCACCCTGGTCGGCATCGGAATCATGGGGCTCATCGCCATTCAGGCCTTCATCAATATCGGCGGTGTGACCAATACGATTCCGCTTACAGGGGTTACACTGCCCTTCATCAGCTACGGCGGCTCCTCGCTGCTCGTCACCATGCTCTGCATGGGGATCATGCTCAGCATCTCACGGGAGACCAACCGTCCGGCCAAGGAGGAAGTTGTGAAGTCTGTGACTACAGTCAGACAGGTACGCAACAACAGAAGTGCTGGCACCCGCGCACGCTAA
- a CDS encoding YugN family protein, with product MIFENTGLEGLKSDLLYLDESASKAGFIRWQWEYYRATYDCKIEDRKDGGEYFLRINTRAVEGKLEKADAVLAIEAVYLGKATFPHGLEYESPVPQPVLEVARKHINELKALLEV from the coding sequence ATGATATTTGAGAACACGGGCCTCGAAGGATTGAAGAGCGACCTTCTTTATCTCGACGAGAGTGCCTCCAAGGCAGGATTCATCAGATGGCAATGGGAATACTACCGCGCGACCTATGACTGCAAGATCGAAGACCGCAAGGACGGCGGCGAATACTTCCTGCGCATTAATACCCGTGCTGTGGAGGGGAAGCTGGAGAAGGCGGACGCGGTACTGGCGATTGAAGCTGTCTATCTGGGTAAGGCCACATTCCCCCACGGGCTGGAATATGAATCTCCGGTGCCTCAGCCGGTGCTTGAGGTAGCCCGGAAGCATATTAATGAATTGAAAGCGCTGCTGGAAGTTTGA
- a CDS encoding amidohydrolase, whose amino-acid sequence MERLEIKELLPEMIKWRRHLHRHPELSYQEKETSAYVGARLTELGIEVRRSAAGYGLTGTLKGRETGRTVVLRADMDALNITEESGREYASQYPGVMHACGHDGHTAMLLAAAAYYSSRREELRGEIRFLFQPAEEVCPGGAVDMIAEGVLAGADAVYGLHLWTPFPLGTVGSAPGPLMASADEFFIDLTGRGGHGGMPHRTADSIVAGAALVTGLQTIVSRNVDPLRPAVVSVGTLQGGSAQNIIAERCRITGTVRAFDEETRHLIRRRIEELAASIAAAYGTEAKVDYLMGYPPLVNDVAEYERFARVAPEALGTDAHVMLMEKIMPAEDFSYYVQEIPGCFIFVGAGNAAKDAVYPHHHSKFDFDEDAMLYGVKLLVAMADSCLNESLSV is encoded by the coding sequence ATGGAGAGGTTAGAGATCAAGGAGCTGCTCCCGGAAATGATCAAATGGCGCCGCCATCTGCACCGTCATCCGGAGCTGTCCTATCAGGAGAAGGAGACCTCCGCTTATGTCGGGGCAAGGCTCACGGAGCTGGGAATTGAGGTCCGGCGGAGTGCAGCAGGCTACGGATTGACAGGCACACTTAAGGGCCGGGAGACTGGAAGAACGGTAGTCCTGCGTGCAGATATGGATGCGTTGAATATTACGGAGGAGAGCGGCCGGGAATATGCTTCCCAGTATCCTGGGGTTATGCATGCCTGCGGGCATGACGGGCATACCGCCATGCTGCTGGCTGCGGCGGCGTATTACAGCTCCCGCCGGGAGGAACTGAGGGGGGAGATCCGCTTTCTGTTCCAGCCGGCGGAAGAGGTCTGTCCCGGCGGTGCAGTGGACATGATTGCGGAAGGCGTGCTTGCGGGGGCGGATGCTGTCTACGGGCTGCATCTGTGGACGCCGTTCCCGCTCGGGACGGTAGGCAGTGCGCCGGGGCCGCTGATGGCTTCGGCCGATGAATTCTTCATTGATCTGACCGGCCGGGGCGGACATGGCGGTATGCCCCACCGCACAGCAGACAGCATTGTGGCCGGTGCGGCGCTGGTTACCGGGCTGCAGACGATTGTCAGCCGCAACGTGGATCCGCTGCGCCCTGCTGTGGTCAGCGTGGGAACGTTGCAAGGCGGTTCCGCCCAGAATATCATTGCCGAGCGCTGCCGGATTACCGGGACGGTGCGGGCCTTTGATGAAGAGACGCGGCATCTGATCCGCCGCCGCATTGAAGAGTTGGCGGCGTCCATAGCCGCAGCCTATGGTACGGAGGCGAAGGTGGATTATCTGATGGGGTACCCCCCGCTGGTGAATGACGTTGCTGAGTATGAACGCTTCGCCCGTGTTGCCCCTGAGGCGCTGGGTACAGATGCCCATGTGATGCTGATGGAGAAGATTATGCCGGCGGAGGACTTTTCCTATTATGTTCAGGAGATTCCCGGCTGCTTCATCTTCGTCGGTGCGGGCAATGCGGCCAAGGATGCCGTCTATCCGCATCATCACAGCAAATTTGATTTCGATGAGGACGCCATGCTCTATGGCGTGAAGCTGCTGGTCGCTATGGCCGACTCCTGTCTGAATGAGTCCTTATCCGTATAA
- a CDS encoding DNA repair helicase XPB: protein MSGAGAGPCITRNDRTILLECGHPGFEEARAVLSGFAELVKSPPAYHTYRLTPLSLWNAAAGGQTAAEVIEGLRRLSRWGIPSEVEGEMELLMSRYGSLHLHADESDPQLVTLTADRASVLDELDDSQKLKELGLRRTGELHSHCPKMNRGLLKQEMTRLGYPVLDYAGYRDGQKLKIAWRETLGEMGEESSAGFRLRDYQREAVRQFQGTGGHGGSGVVVLPCGAGKTVVGLAVLEQLQCETLILTSSTTSVEQWRGELLLRTTLSTDEVGEYTGEHREVRPVTVTTYQMLTHRRSKGGAFAHMNLFHERNWGLIIYDEVHLLPAPVFRATADIQATRRLGLTATLVREDGREGDVFSLIGPRCYDLPWKVLERQGWIAAVDCIEVIVPMNQKLRQQYVYAGAKEQFRLAAGNQAKALAAAQIAAAHPAASILVIGQYLDQLEQMALALAAPLITGKTPQKERNALYAAFNEGKLPVLIVSKVANFAVNLPDASVAIEVSGAFGSRQEEAQRLGRILRPKPGDNRAYFYTLVTGDSREQDFALRRRMFLTEQGYEYGVRMLDPAEGAVL, encoded by the coding sequence ATGAGCGGAGCAGGGGCGGGGCCATGTATCACACGGAATGACCGGACCATTCTGCTGGAATGCGGACATCCGGGATTTGAGGAGGCACGGGCGGTTCTAAGCGGATTCGCCGAGCTTGTTAAAAGTCCTCCAGCCTACCACACTTACCGGCTCACACCGTTGTCCTTATGGAATGCAGCAGCCGGGGGACAGACAGCGGCAGAGGTCATTGAAGGACTGCGCAGGCTGTCCAGGTGGGGCATTCCTTCCGAGGTCGAGGGGGAGATGGAGCTGCTGATGTCCCGTTACGGAAGCTTGCATCTGCACGCGGATGAGAGTGATCCGCAGCTGGTTACGCTAACCGCTGACCGGGCGAGTGTGCTGGATGAACTGGATGACTCTCAGAAGCTGAAGGAGCTGGGCCTGCGCCGGACCGGGGAGCTGCATAGCCATTGTCCGAAGATGAACCGGGGTCTGCTGAAGCAGGAGATGACCAGACTGGGTTATCCGGTTCTTGACTATGCCGGGTACCGGGACGGGCAGAAGCTGAAGATAGCCTGGCGGGAAACTCTTGGGGAAATGGGTGAAGAGAGCAGCGCCGGATTCAGGCTTCGGGATTATCAACGGGAGGCTGTCCGCCAGTTCCAGGGAACCGGCGGACATGGCGGCAGCGGTGTGGTCGTGCTGCCCTGCGGGGCAGGCAAAACAGTTGTCGGCCTTGCGGTGCTGGAGCAGCTGCAGTGCGAGACACTGATCCTTACTTCGAGCACGACTTCTGTAGAACAGTGGCGCGGGGAACTGCTGCTGCGGACCACGCTGAGCACAGATGAGGTGGGGGAATACACGGGAGAGCACCGGGAGGTGCGGCCTGTAACTGTTACAACCTATCAGATGCTGACCCACAGGCGCTCCAAGGGTGGAGCGTTTGCCCACATGAATCTGTTCCATGAAAGAAACTGGGGGCTGATTATCTATGACGAGGTCCATCTGCTTCCGGCCCCTGTCTTCCGGGCGACCGCAGATATTCAGGCTACGCGGCGGCTGGGGCTGACAGCAACGCTCGTCCGGGAGGACGGGCGGGAGGGGGATGTGTTCTCCCTGATCGGCCCGAGATGCTACGACCTGCCCTGGAAGGTGCTGGAGCGGCAGGGATGGATTGCCGCTGTCGATTGCATCGAGGTCATCGTTCCGATGAACCAGAAGCTGCGGCAGCAATATGTGTATGCCGGTGCGAAGGAGCAGTTCCGGCTGGCGGCAGGTAATCAGGCTAAGGCGCTGGCCGCAGCGCAGATTGCTGCGGCGCATCCCGCAGCGTCGATTCTAGTGATCGGCCAGTACCTCGACCAGCTGGAGCAGATGGCGCTTGCGCTTGCGGCCCCTCTGATCACGGGCAAGACTCCGCAGAAGGAGCGGAATGCGCTCTACGCTGCGTTCAATGAAGGCAAGCTGCCGGTGCTGATTGTCTCCAAGGTTGCGAACTTTGCTGTGAATCTGCCGGATGCCTCTGTGGCAATTGAGGTATCCGGCGCCTTCGGCTCCCGGCAGGAGGAGGCTCAGCGGCTGGGCCGCATCCTTCGTCCGAAGCCGGGGGATAACCGGGCGTATTTCTACACGCTGGTCACAGGAGACAGCCGGGAGCAGGACTTCGCCCTGCGCCGCCGGATGTTCCTGACAGAGCAAGGCTACGAATACGGGGTCCGGATGCTGGACCCGGCGGAAGGAGCTGTTCTCTGA
- a CDS encoding helicase-associated domain-containing protein: MELEPADDISRLSADACEVLLRIAAEHAASPCTADSVERLRPEFLCRAEQLLALEELLHTGMLELRQKVWGERLYQIPQQQYPLILRSFWTGCPQVRVEGAVRVEHAACSELSGEIFQGLLFIAQEGLPLTSKGVIHKKQLGRLAGRLSIPGEYLALLESSAGHQSYPLQVTLMIDLLSTLGLITRGSSGYGLDRTMLQRWLALTAQEMTDTLYTLGISRYGTPLPEEQHFRHLLSAAEFKADEWFAVEPVLSWMRQNGLAGDRPVPGSAGTGSDSGLKQASLAWIRLLAAFGWCELGSSAEGAECFRWKAMKPQLTRHSLGITPQHQEGAEEADSNRETASSSPSTAESTRATAVSGTESPDRVQGTDSIPEAGSSNPSISASSQAILDSAAEAQDTVLSPPRPVAAEAARSPLPQASASASPGFIVQPDFEVLVPPEVPYTVRWTLAGCAELLHHEDLWSFRLTRERLEAAADQGFAPGEVISWLNAHAAGGLPEQVILALRQWARAIGRTELAEVLLLSCAGEQEGEIIAAHPRLQDIVTRIGPLHFIVRPEAAGQLRKELAAAGLAPSVRAGELNGAAGQQRLFELSGPYEPELRYELPAAPGERGLLGTGPSPKLLPLDRGGPPMLELPGEEAVPQMWFNQWRQYHVTTAQKVMEQALSWGIKVRLSYGGKAADFIPERISGRPWKVRGILLLPGTETAEETELAAEDWQEIQLLHPLKHRNSSSAEAGGYVMIR, translated from the coding sequence ATGGAACTGGAACCGGCAGATGATATCAGCAGGCTGTCTGCGGATGCTTGTGAAGTGCTGCTGCGGATAGCGGCAGAGCATGCGGCTTCGCCATGTACAGCGGATTCTGTAGAGCGGCTGCGGCCTGAATTCCTGTGTAGAGCCGAGCAGTTGCTAGCCTTGGAGGAACTGCTTCACACCGGGATGCTGGAGCTGCGTCAGAAAGTGTGGGGGGAGCGGCTGTATCAGATTCCGCAGCAGCAGTATCCCTTGATCCTGAGGAGCTTCTGGACGGGCTGCCCGCAGGTGCGGGTGGAGGGGGCAGTCCGGGTTGAGCATGCAGCGTGTTCAGAACTGTCAGGGGAGATTTTTCAGGGACTGCTGTTCATAGCCCAGGAAGGCCTGCCTCTGACCTCTAAGGGAGTGATACATAAGAAGCAGCTTGGCCGGTTAGCCGGAAGGTTGTCCATACCGGGGGAGTATCTGGCTCTGCTTGAGTCCTCTGCCGGTCACCAGAGCTATCCGCTGCAGGTTACATTAATGATTGATTTGCTGAGCACACTGGGGCTGATTACCCGCGGCAGCAGCGGGTATGGATTAGACAGAACGATGCTGCAACGCTGGCTGGCTCTTACCGCACAAGAGATGACGGATACGCTCTACACCTTGGGAATCAGCCGTTACGGCACTCCGCTGCCTGAGGAGCAGCATTTCAGACATTTGCTCTCGGCAGCAGAGTTTAAGGCGGACGAGTGGTTTGCGGTAGAGCCTGTTCTAAGCTGGATGAGACAGAATGGTCTTGCCGGGGATCGGCCTGTACCGGGATCGGCAGGGACAGGCTCAGACTCAGGGCTTAAGCAGGCGTCACTTGCCTGGATTCGCCTTCTGGCCGCCTTCGGCTGGTGTGAGCTGGGGTCTTCAGCGGAAGGGGCGGAGTGCTTCCGCTGGAAGGCAATGAAGCCGCAGCTGACCAGACATAGCCTGGGAATAACCCCGCAGCATCAAGAGGGTGCAGAAGAAGCAGACAGTAACCGGGAAACAGCCAGCAGCAGTCCAAGCACAGCAGAAAGCACCCGAGCGACAGCTGTCAGCGGCACCGAATCACCAGATAGAGTCCAAGGAACAGACAGTATCCCGGAAGCAGGTAGTAGCAACCCAAGCATATCGGCCAGCAGCCAAGCAATCCTGGACAGCGCCGCCGAAGCTCAAGATACCGTCCTCAGCCCGCCGAGACCCGTAGCAGCTGAAGCCGCACGTAGCCCGCTGCCGCAAGCATCAGCTTCCGCGTCCCCCGGCTTCATTGTTCAGCCGGATTTCGAGGTGCTGGTTCCGCCGGAGGTCCCTTATACGGTCCGCTGGACCTTGGCCGGGTGTGCGGAGCTGCTGCATCACGAGGATCTCTGGAGCTTCCGGCTGACCCGTGAGCGGCTGGAAGCCGCAGCGGACCAGGGGTTCGCCCCGGGTGAAGTGATCTCCTGGCTGAACGCCCATGCCGCCGGAGGATTGCCGGAGCAGGTCATACTGGCGCTCCGGCAGTGGGCCAGAGCGATCGGGCGGACCGAACTGGCGGAGGTTCTTCTGCTGTCCTGCGCCGGAGAGCAGGAGGGCGAGATAATCGCCGCCCATCCCCGGCTGCAGGACATTGTTACCCGTATCGGCCCGCTCCACTTCATCGTCCGGCCGGAGGCTGCCGGGCAGCTGCGCAAGGAGCTGGCAGCCGCCGGTCTGGCACCGTCCGTAAGGGCCGGGGAACTGAACGGGGCTGCGGGCCAGCAGCGGCTGTTCGAGCTGTCTGGGCCGTACGAACCAGAGCTGCGCTACGAGCTCCCTGCCGCACCCGGGGAACGGGGCCTGCTGGGAACGGGACCGTCTCCGAAGCTCCTGCCGCTGGACAGGGGCGGCCCCCCGATGCTGGAGCTGCCGGGTGAGGAGGCCGTGCCGCAGATGTGGTTCAATCAGTGGAGGCAGTATCATGTCACTACAGCGCAAAAGGTAATGGAGCAGGCGCTAAGCTGGGGAATC